A genomic window from Centroberyx gerrardi isolate f3 chromosome 14, fCenGer3.hap1.cur.20231027, whole genome shotgun sequence includes:
- the opn7d gene encoding opsin 7, group member d isoform X2, translating to MSLPEDTPFLPGRWLFGEIACQVYAMCGVLFGLCSLTNLTALSLVCCLKVCFPTHGNKFSSSHACLLVVGVWCYASVFAVGPLAQWGHYSAEPYGTACCIDWHAPNHKLSALSYIVCLFVFCYALPCTIIFLSYTFILLTVRGSRQAVQQHVSPQTKTANAHALIVKLSVAVCIGFLGAWTPYAAVAMWAAFGDATQVPPPAFALAAIFAKSSTIYNPMVYLLCKPNFRKCLYRDTSTFRQRICRGSPQLDQKEPFGSTLQRNNKDMSSTRFSNGQQESHGACLHCTEDGAPCHASTPQRTACILTGSTYSKVTVSQLPAKLQADLL from the exons ATGAGTTTACCTGAGGACACGCCATTCCTCCCTGGAAG GtggctgtttggagaaattgcCTGTCAGGTGTATGCTATGTGTGGAGTGCTGTTTGGTCTGTGCAGCTTGACCAACCTCACAGCCCTTTCCTTAGTCTGCTGCCTTAAAGTCTGCTTCCCTACCCACG GTAACAAGTTCTCCTCGTCTCATGCCTGCCTCCTGGTGGTTGGAGTGTGGTGTTACGCGTCTGTGTTTGCTGTGGGCCCCTTGGCTCAGTGGGGACATTACAGCGCCGAACCGTACGGCACGGCCTGCTGCATTGATTGGCATGCGCCCAACCACAAGCTTTCAGCTTTGTCTTACATTGTCTGCCTCTTCGTGTTTTGCTATGCGCTGCCCTGCaccatcatcttcctctcctacACCTTCATTCTGCTGACGGTGCGGGGGTCACGCCAGGCCGTCCAGCAGCATGTGTCACCCCAGACCAAGACCGCCAATGCACATGCTCTCATTGTCAAG CTGTCAGTAGCAGTGTGTATAGGTTTCCTGGGTGCCTGGACTCCATACGCTGCTGTGGCCATGTGGGCTGCCTTCGGCGACGCCACCCAGGTCCCTCCTCCTGCGTTTGCCCTGGCGGCCATCTTCGCCAAGTCTTCCACTATCTACAACCCTATGGTCTACCTGCTGTGCAAGCCCAACTTTCGCAAGTGTCTGTACAGAGACACGTCCACGTTTCGACAGAGGATCTGCAGGGGAAGTCCACAGCTGGACCAGAAGGAACCTTTCGGATCCACCTTACAGCGCAACAACAAGGACATGAGCTCCACGCGCTTTTCTAATGGACAGCAGGAGAGCCACGGGGCGTGTCTGCACTGCACTGAGGATGGAGCGCCGTGTCACGCGTCCACACCCCAAAGGACTGCCTGCATCTTGACTGGATCCACCTACAGCAAGGTGACAGTCAGCCAGCTCCCAGCCAAACTACAGGCTGACTTGCTCTAG
- the opn7d gene encoding opsin 7, group member d isoform X1 — MGNASDTSAVFVSTISKEHDLLMGSLYSIFCLLSLLGNCILLLVAYRKRSSLKPAEFFIINLSISDLGMTLSLFPLAIPSAFAHRWLFGEIACQVYAMCGVLFGLCSLTNLTALSLVCCLKVCFPTHGNKFSSSHACLLVVGVWCYASVFAVGPLAQWGHYSAEPYGTACCIDWHAPNHKLSALSYIVCLFVFCYALPCTIIFLSYTFILLTVRGSRQAVQQHVSPQTKTANAHALIVKLSVAVCIGFLGAWTPYAAVAMWAAFGDATQVPPPAFALAAIFAKSSTIYNPMVYLLCKPNFRKCLYRDTSTFRQRICRGSPQLDQKEPFGSTLQRNNKDMSSTRFSNGQQESHGACLHCTEDGAPCHASTPQRTACILTGSTYSKVTVSQLPAKLQADLL; from the exons ATGGGAAATGCTTCAGACACATCTGCTGTGTTTGTCTCCACCATCTCCAAGGAGCACGATCTGCTCATGGGTTCACTCTACAGCATATTCT GTCTGTTGTCTCTTCTGGGAAATTGCATTCTGCTACTTGTTGCCTACCGTAAGCGGTCGTCCTTAAAGCCAGCTGAGTTCTTTATCATCAATCTATCCATCAGCGACCTTGGGATGACACTCTCTTTATTCCCTTTGGCAATACCCTCAGCTTTCGCACATAG GtggctgtttggagaaattgcCTGTCAGGTGTATGCTATGTGTGGAGTGCTGTTTGGTCTGTGCAGCTTGACCAACCTCACAGCCCTTTCCTTAGTCTGCTGCCTTAAAGTCTGCTTCCCTACCCACG GTAACAAGTTCTCCTCGTCTCATGCCTGCCTCCTGGTGGTTGGAGTGTGGTGTTACGCGTCTGTGTTTGCTGTGGGCCCCTTGGCTCAGTGGGGACATTACAGCGCCGAACCGTACGGCACGGCCTGCTGCATTGATTGGCATGCGCCCAACCACAAGCTTTCAGCTTTGTCTTACATTGTCTGCCTCTTCGTGTTTTGCTATGCGCTGCCCTGCaccatcatcttcctctcctacACCTTCATTCTGCTGACGGTGCGGGGGTCACGCCAGGCCGTCCAGCAGCATGTGTCACCCCAGACCAAGACCGCCAATGCACATGCTCTCATTGTCAAG CTGTCAGTAGCAGTGTGTATAGGTTTCCTGGGTGCCTGGACTCCATACGCTGCTGTGGCCATGTGGGCTGCCTTCGGCGACGCCACCCAGGTCCCTCCTCCTGCGTTTGCCCTGGCGGCCATCTTCGCCAAGTCTTCCACTATCTACAACCCTATGGTCTACCTGCTGTGCAAGCCCAACTTTCGCAAGTGTCTGTACAGAGACACGTCCACGTTTCGACAGAGGATCTGCAGGGGAAGTCCACAGCTGGACCAGAAGGAACCTTTCGGATCCACCTTACAGCGCAACAACAAGGACATGAGCTCCACGCGCTTTTCTAATGGACAGCAGGAGAGCCACGGGGCGTGTCTGCACTGCACTGAGGATGGAGCGCCGTGTCACGCGTCCACACCCCAAAGGACTGCCTGCATCTTGACTGGATCCACCTACAGCAAGGTGACAGTCAGCCAGCTCCCAGCCAAACTACAGGCTGACTTGCTCTAG